One window from the genome of candidate division KSB1 bacterium encodes:
- a CDS encoding GTPase domain-containing protein, whose product MFINWALQEISLKIVYYGPGLSGKTTNLQQIYDKINPAHRGEMVSLKTMEERTIFFDFMQFELPPIHGKKPKFSLYTVPGQYYYAASRRIILNGTDGVVFVADSQENRLNDNLDSILDLEQNLIRNNRSLEEIPWVLQYNKQDLHNNLSIEILQKKLNYNNVPYFSGVATKGIGVSDTLKTIINNVIEDIERRWHA is encoded by the coding sequence ATGTTTATTAATTGGGCCCTTCAAGAAATATCCCTGAAAATTGTTTATTACGGCCCGGGTTTAAGTGGCAAAACAACGAACCTGCAACAAATTTATGATAAAATTAATCCAGCCCACAGGGGTGAAATGGTAAGCCTGAAAACGATGGAAGAACGTACGATATTTTTTGATTTTATGCAATTTGAACTGCCACCTATTCATGGGAAAAAACCTAAATTCAGTTTATACACGGTACCCGGTCAGTACTATTATGCAGCAAGTAGAAGAATAATCTTAAACGGAACGGATGGTGTGGTATTCGTAGCTGATTCCCAGGAGAACCGGCTGAATGATAATTTAGATTCTATCCTGGATCTGGAACAGAACCTGATCCGTAACAATCGCTCTTTGGAGGAAATACCCTGGGTTCTTCAATACAATAAACAGGATTTGCATAATAACCTTTCAATTGAAATACTACAAAAAAAACTGAATTACAATAATGTTCCCTATTTTTCAGGAGTGGCCACAAAAGGAATAGGCGTGAGTGATACATTAAAAACAATTATCAATAATGTAATTGAGGATATAGAGAGGAGATGGCATGCTTAA
- a CDS encoding roadblock/LC7 domain-containing protein, translated as MPDNSNTASQETKKVLLSEDQYRQIATELDILRAKLKAQLILFGDLNGQLICQKGEIPGADTTILTALLAGDFSATTEIAKMLGHNNHFRLHYHEGSRRHLYVSSLSDQFFLAVTFDATVTLGMVRIFTRRTIDKVSRIIETNFEEMVKISNIINSEFKSYVTEGLDKILG; from the coding sequence ATGCCGGACAATTCCAATACTGCAAGCCAAGAAACAAAAAAAGTTCTACTTTCGGAAGATCAATATCGTCAAATAGCAACTGAACTTGATATTCTTCGAGCGAAACTCAAAGCCCAGTTAATTTTATTTGGTGACCTTAATGGTCAGTTGATTTGTCAAAAGGGAGAAATTCCAGGGGCGGATACAACTATTTTAACCGCATTGCTTGCCGGAGATTTCTCGGCAACCACGGAAATTGCGAAAATGCTTGGCCACAACAATCATTTTCGACTTCATTATCATGAAGGGTCGCGGCGCCATCTGTATGTTTCCAGTTTAAGTGACCAATTCTTTCTGGCCGTCACATTCGATGCAACTGTTACACTGGGAATGGTCCGTATTTTTACCAGAAGAACAATCGATAAAGTTAGCCGAATCATTGAGACCAATTTTGAAGAAATGGTTAAAATCAGCAATATCATTAATTCCGAATTTAAATCTTACGTAACGGAAGGACTGGATAAAATTCTCGGTTAA
- a CDS encoding metallophosphoesterase family protein: MRIAIISDIHGNYSALEQVISDIDQQNIDEIFCLGDIVGYGPSPNECVAQVNERASVSLLGNHDAAAIGLDNIETFNTYAKEAILWTRKELSYNSKNYLSNLKMSHHAENLTYVHGSPLKPEEWTYIATIYVAMEQFSHFPGQVCFIGHTHVAIIFAQNQFSNLRIRNEGLSFEDKERYIINVGAVGQPRDYDPKASYGILDTEKNHFEYRRIQYDIQKTQKLMENAGLPRYLIDRLADGR, translated from the coding sequence ATGAGAATTGCGATTATTTCAGACATTCACGGCAATTATTCAGCGTTAGAACAAGTAATATCTGACATCGATCAACAAAATATAGATGAAATCTTTTGCCTGGGTGATATTGTTGGTTATGGTCCATCGCCAAATGAGTGTGTTGCCCAGGTAAATGAAAGAGCAAGCGTTTCGTTACTTGGAAACCACGATGCAGCTGCCATAGGCCTCGACAACATCGAGACATTTAATACATACGCCAAAGAAGCTATTTTATGGACTCGGAAAGAGCTTTCATACAATTCAAAAAACTATTTGTCCAACCTGAAAATGTCGCATCACGCGGAGAATCTTACTTATGTTCATGGCTCACCATTAAAGCCGGAAGAATGGACTTATATCGCAACGATTTATGTTGCCATGGAGCAATTCTCTCACTTCCCGGGACAGGTCTGTTTTATCGGCCATACTCATGTTGCGATAATCTTCGCGCAAAACCAGTTTTCAAATTTACGTATTCGAAATGAAGGTTTGTCTTTTGAAGATAAGGAGCGCTACATTATTAATGTCGGCGCTGTAGGACAACCCAGGGATTACGACCCAAAGGCTTCTTATGGAATTCTGGATACTGAGAAAAATCATTTTGAATATCGGCGTATTCAATATGATATTCAAAAAACTCAAAAGTTAATGGAAAACGCAGGTTTACCGAGGTATTTAATCGACCGTCTGGCTGACGGAAGATGA